A single Hyperolius riggenbachi isolate aHypRig1 chromosome 12, aHypRig1.pri, whole genome shotgun sequence DNA region contains:
- the LOC137540841 gene encoding urotensin-2 receptor-like, with product MSFHEEPQGRSFMATEMPLKSNVTSPMNTTWDVPTSSGQVEDMIATFTIGVILSLMCIVGVAGNVYTLVVMCQSMRTAASMYIYIINLALADLLYLLTIPFIVGTYFIQEWYFGDIGCRILFSLDFLTMHASIFTLTIMSTERYFAVLKPLDTVKRSKSYRKCIVVIVWMVSVLITLPMLIMIKLVRKENKSICLPMWSAVSYRIYLTVLFCTSIVGPGVIIGYLYIRLARTYWMSQTASFKQTKRLPNQKVLYLIFTIVLVFWACFLPFWIWQLLIQYYEAVPISDKAKRNINYLTTCLTYSNSCINPFLYTLLTKNYKEYLRNRQRSWSNSGYFRNRFQRISGRSMSTSSQQCTESFVLAQCPTGNNNASGP from the coding sequence ATGTCCTTTCATGAAGAACCTCAAGGGAGGTCATTCATGGCCACTGAGATGCCCTTGAAGTCCAACGTCACCAGCCCCATGAACACTACCTGGGATGTTCCAACCTCTTCAGGTCAAGTGGAGGACATGATAGCCACTTTCACCATAGGAGTGATATTATCGCTCATGTGCATAGTGGGAGTGGCAGGGAATGTGTACACTTTAGTGGTTATGTGCCAATCCATGCGTACAGCGGCTTCCATGTACATTTACATCATCAACTTAGCCTTGGCTGACCTCCTGTATCTGCTCACTATCCCTTTTATTGTGGGCACTTACTTCATCCAGGAGTGGTACTTCGGAGACATTGGCTGCCGCATCCTTTTCAGTCTGGACTTCTTGACCATGCATGCCAGCATCTTCACCCTCACCATCATGAGCACTGAACGGTACTTTGCTGTTCTGAAGCCCTTGGATACGGTCAAAAGGTCTAAGAGCTACCGGAAGTGCATTGTTGTCATCGTCTGGATGGTGTCAGTACTCATAACGTTGCCCATGCTGATCATGATAAAACTGGTCCGCAAGGAGAACAAAAGTATCTGCCTGCCCATGTGGAGTGCAGTATCCTATAGGATCTACTTAACGGTTCTTTTCTGTACAAGCATAGTAGGGCCCGGGGTAATTATTGGCTACTTGTACATTAGACTGGCTAGGACGTACTGGATGTCCCAAACGGCCTCCTTCAAGCAGACCAAAAGACTGCCCAACCAAAAGGTTCTGTACCTAATTTTTACCATTGTTCTGGTATTTTGGGCTTGTTTTCTCCCTTTTTGGATCTGGCAGCTCCTCATCCAGTACTATGAAGCCGTTCCCATCTCTGACAAAGCCAAAAGGAACATCAACTATCTAACTACGTGTCTGACCTACAGCAACAGTTGCATCAACCCGTTCTTGTACACCCTCCTCACCAAGAACTACAAGGAATACCTGAGGAATAGGCAGAGATCGTGGAGCAACAGTGGCTACTTCAGGAACCGCTTTCAAAGGATCTCTGGAAGGTCGATGTCCACCAGCAGTCAGCAGTGTACTGAGAGCTTTGTACTGGCTCAGTGCCCTACTGGAAACAACAATGCTTCTGGTCCTTGA